One segment of Ascidiaceihabitans donghaensis DNA contains the following:
- a CDS encoding GNAT family N-acetyltransferase: protein MTIKQTTSTDIPQLQSVLNATELFPGDMLPDMISGFLSDETSEEIWLTFLQNEQPVGFCYAMPEQLTEGTWNMLAIAVHPDTQGSGVGGQLTKALEDQLRANGNRILIADTSGTDDFAQTRAFYAKQGYGEEARIRDFWAAGDDKVIYRKAL, encoded by the coding sequence ATGACGATCAAACAAACGACATCAACAGACATTCCACAGCTTCAGTCTGTTCTAAATGCCACTGAATTGTTCCCTGGCGATATGCTACCGGACATGATTTCAGGCTTTTTATCAGATGAAACCAGTGAAGAAATCTGGCTGACGTTTCTGCAAAACGAGCAACCCGTCGGTTTTTGCTACGCGATGCCAGAACAGCTGACTGAAGGGACATGGAACATGCTGGCCATCGCTGTGCACCCCGACACCCAAGGGTCAGGCGTTGGCGGACAATTGACCAAAGCGCTGGAGGACCAGCTGCGTGCAAATGGCAATCGCATCCTTATCGCGGATACTTCAGGTACAGACGACTTTGCCCAAACCCGCGCATTCTACGCCAAACAGGGCTATGGCGAAGAAGCCCGCATTCGGGATTTTTGGGCTGCAGGCGATGACAAGGTGATTTATCGCAAGGCGCTTTAA
- a CDS encoding helix-turn-helix transcriptional regulator: MMLGLEPFEQMISEINARFQNTASGESNLQTAHTIVRDIGGLAVNVGGTTPAGDAAAWGMSSMSEAWLARYESEKYHLIDPFIAALVAGHAQVAVDCGTLPKIDPAYHLNHDLKAYGYGSLYGSSAGGLGSGYRTLVVFCSGETLAEVDARLGFDRLKIIHAIIAANIPNPSLSGPEDKDILRRFIVRERSLSPREHDVLSFLACGLRNDQIAFKTKIAEVTVRKHLLSIRQKLGASTREQAIAIAVRDGWITL; encoded by the coding sequence ATGATGCTTGGGCTTGAGCCTTTTGAACAAATGATCAGCGAGATCAACGCACGTTTTCAGAACACCGCAAGCGGCGAAAGCAATTTACAAACGGCCCACACCATCGTTCGAGACATCGGCGGGCTGGCCGTGAATGTCGGTGGCACCACACCGGCCGGAGATGCGGCCGCATGGGGTATGTCTTCGATGTCGGAGGCTTGGCTGGCACGGTATGAAAGTGAGAAATACCACCTTATTGACCCATTTATAGCGGCTCTCGTAGCAGGACATGCACAGGTTGCGGTTGATTGTGGCACTTTGCCCAAGATCGACCCAGCCTATCATTTGAACCATGATCTTAAAGCCTATGGGTACGGGTCATTGTACGGCAGCAGCGCCGGTGGTTTGGGGTCTGGATATCGTACTTTGGTGGTTTTCTGTTCTGGTGAAACTTTGGCAGAGGTTGATGCCCGTTTGGGGTTTGACCGATTGAAAATCATCCACGCCATCATTGCCGCAAACATCCCTAACCCGTCTTTGTCTGGCCCAGAAGATAAAGACATTTTACGGCGTTTCATTGTGCGCGAAAGATCTTTGTCGCCAAGAGAACACGATGTTTTAAGCTTCTTGGCATGTGGACTGCGCAACGACCAGATCGCGTTCAAAACGAAAATCGCCGAAGTGACGGTGCGCAAGCACTTGTTGTCTATTCGTCAAAAGCTTGGCGCCAGCACGCGTGAACAAGCCATTGCGATTGCTGTGCGCGATGGTTGGATCACCCTTTAA
- a CDS encoding glycosyl hydrolase family 28-related protein, which produces MNKAITDGVVLMPPSFANGLNVWSSGDGTPGSDTYANAANAAFVPADQDFGSCLEVQKIANTTRLRYMGETPLLPGCYLQITARIKVISGSLPNVRVAAFAGRSGGNAVTGIPLNAASTTLTDYGEVYEIKAIVGAGDRTGVDMIWGSEPIYGHFGIDLTGPNGGIVRIDDIEIEDVTSFFLRDLISVVDVRDYGAIGDGTTDNSAAFDRANAAANGRLILVPPGVYRLNSDVTLEGPVRFEGTVTMPTDKVLLLTTEFHLPAYIDAFGDEELAFKKGFQALLNNSDHEALDLRGRKVFITEPIDMQAAVPDRTSYATRRVIRNGQLEAASGGDWATTVVNSQATYDPADSRTLTSVSNIASVEVGSLVEGAGVGREIYVRSKNISTGEITLNKPLYDAEGRQNFKFSRFKYLVDFSGFSSLSKFVFDDIEFQCNGVCSGILLSPGGSIFHIRDCFVTRPLNRGVTSHGSGCQGIFIDRCQFLSNEDAEDVSDRQSIGFNINANDPKIRDNRATRFRHFGLFGGSNNVISGNHFFQGDSVANGVRSAGFVFASGYTSSVVSANYIDNCFIEWTNEHDSTPDFTAGFSFSSMTISSNVFLSGDVAPWFSYIVVKPFGTGHFLNGLAVTGNKFRSIQGNIDRVDRVDTSFADLDRSRFKLVDFTGNSYNGVEYQVSNPLRIKHQQNTAASTWVIETEGRLPFEGYAVGVDSVTFLERTRNANNVAKYQMPHVELREGPNQDRAHVVWGEDQKGEVQIALRIDD; this is translated from the coding sequence ATGAACAAGGCAATTACCGACGGCGTGGTGCTGATGCCACCATCATTTGCGAATGGTTTGAATGTATGGTCCAGCGGCGATGGAACGCCGGGATCTGATACCTATGCCAATGCGGCCAACGCGGCGTTTGTGCCAGCGGATCAGGATTTTGGCAGCTGCCTGGAAGTGCAAAAAATCGCAAACACAACGCGTTTGCGTTACATGGGCGAAACCCCATTGTTGCCGGGGTGTTACTTGCAGATAACGGCACGGATCAAAGTGATCTCTGGCAGTTTGCCTAACGTACGTGTCGCAGCCTTTGCAGGCCGTTCGGGGGGCAATGCGGTAACAGGTATTCCTTTGAATGCCGCAAGTACGACGCTGACAGATTACGGAGAGGTCTATGAGATCAAGGCAATTGTCGGGGCAGGGGACCGTACCGGCGTCGACATGATCTGGGGAAGTGAGCCTATTTATGGCCACTTCGGCATTGATCTGACGGGGCCGAATGGTGGCATCGTGCGTATTGATGACATCGAAATCGAAGACGTCACATCGTTCTTTTTGCGTGATCTCATTTCTGTGGTGGATGTGCGCGATTACGGTGCGATCGGTGACGGTACCACCGACAACAGTGCCGCCTTTGACCGTGCTAATGCGGCTGCCAACGGACGTTTGATTTTGGTTCCTCCGGGGGTTTACCGTCTGAACAGCGATGTCACTTTGGAAGGCCCTGTGCGTTTTGAGGGAACCGTGACCATGCCGACCGACAAGGTGCTGTTGCTTACGACCGAATTTCATCTGCCTGCCTACATCGATGCTTTTGGTGACGAAGAGCTGGCCTTTAAAAAGGGGTTTCAGGCACTGCTGAACAATTCTGACCACGAAGCCCTGGACTTGCGGGGGCGCAAGGTCTTTATCACCGAACCCATCGACATGCAGGCCGCCGTGCCGGACCGCACCAGCTATGCTACCCGCCGCGTGATCCGCAACGGTCAGCTTGAAGCTGCCAGTGGCGGTGATTGGGCCACAACGGTTGTGAACTCTCAAGCCACTTACGACCCTGCGGATTCGCGTACACTGACATCAGTCAGCAACATTGCGTCGGTTGAAGTGGGGTCCTTGGTCGAGGGGGCCGGTGTTGGCCGTGAGATTTATGTGCGTTCCAAAAATATCAGCACCGGTGAAATCACGTTGAACAAACCGCTGTATGATGCGGAGGGTCGACAGAATTTCAAATTCAGCCGCTTCAAATATCTGGTGGATTTTTCCGGGTTCAGCTCGCTGAGCAAATTTGTTTTTGACGACATCGAATTCCAATGCAACGGCGTGTGCAGTGGCATCCTGCTGTCACCGGGTGGATCAATTTTCCACATTCGCGATTGCTTTGTCACCCGCCCATTGAACCGCGGTGTCACATCCCATGGCAGCGGGTGTCAGGGGATCTTTATTGACCGATGCCAGTTCCTGTCCAATGAAGATGCGGAAGATGTCAGTGACCGTCAGAGCATCGGGTTCAACATCAACGCCAACGACCCTAAAATCCGTGACAACCGCGCCACGCGCTTTCGCCACTTTGGACTGTTTGGCGGATCCAATAACGTCATCAGCGGCAATCACTTCTTCCAAGGGGACAGCGTTGCAAATGGTGTCCGGTCTGCTGGTTTTGTATTTGCCAGCGGATACACAAGCAGCGTTGTGTCGGCCAACTACATCGACAATTGCTTTATTGAATGGACCAACGAACATGATTCCACCCCGGATTTCACGGCTGGCTTTTCATTCAGTTCAATGACCATTTCCAGCAATGTGTTTCTGTCCGGTGATGTCGCCCCGTGGTTCAGTTACATTGTGGTCAAACCCTTTGGAACAGGCCATTTTCTGAATGGTTTGGCGGTCACGGGCAATAAGTTCCGGTCAATTCAAGGCAACATCGACCGTGTCGATCGTGTGGACACCAGTTTTGCCGATCTGGATCGCAGCCGTTTTAAATTGGTGGATTTCACGGGCAATTCTTACAATGGCGTAGAATATCAGGTGTCCAATCCGCTGCGTATCAAACACCAGCAGAACACCGCAGCCTCGACCTGGGTCATTGAAACGGAAGGGCGTTTGCCTTTTGAAGGGTATGCCGTGGGTGTGGACAGTGTCACTTTCCTTGAGCGTACACGTAACGCCAACAACGTTGCCAAGTATCAAATGCCGCATGTGGAGCTGCGTGAAGGTCCCAATCAGGACCGTGCCCATGTTGTGTGGGGAGAGGACCAAAAAGGTGAGGTCCAGATCGCTTTGCGCATTGATGACTAA
- a CDS encoding DUF6500 family protein has translation MRTSLRRKAIGICDAKLASKGESVGLSFYAFFANKNDDPELLMEAAEWWIKTHQLNHFEKAQKIKALIQSGQ, from the coding sequence ATGAGGACAAGTTTAAGGCGAAAGGCGATTGGAATTTGTGATGCCAAACTGGCCTCGAAGGGTGAAAGCGTCGGCTTGTCGTTCTACGCATTTTTCGCCAACAAGAATGACGATCCGGAATTGTTGATGGAAGCTGCCGAATGGTGGATCAAAACACATCAACTGAACCATTTCGAGAAAGCGCAAAAGATCAAAGCTTTGATTCAATCGGGCCAATAG
- a CDS encoding D-amino acid dehydrogenase: MAQIAIIGAGITGITTAYALSRRGFQVTVFDRNRYAAMETSFANGGQLSASNAEVWTRWGTIFKGLKWMLRSDAPLLVNPKPSWHKLSWMAEFMGNIPDYEKNTIATAKMAIEARKHLLGFADEAGFKFDMEKRGILHVYKKQSELDHARHVNTLLKKAGLERHEVSSSEVQSIEPALRTDVIGGFYTESDFTGDIHLYARQLSKACEANGVTFCYRAAVNEIKHTGQGVDVSWQSGNTGDTQHFDGIVVCAGVGSRDIAADLGDRVNIYPVKGYSITVNLDDEASQNAAPWVSLLDDEAKVVTSRLGKNRFRVAGTAEFNGYNLDIRDNRVKPLTKWVEDFFPDVSTEHCVPWAGLRPMMPSMLPKVGPGKKTGVFYNTGHGHLGWTLSAATAEAVADCVEAARVRNERAA; encoded by the coding sequence ATGGCACAAATCGCAATCATCGGCGCCGGAATCACTGGCATCACCACCGCTTATGCCCTGTCGCGGCGCGGCTTTCAGGTTACCGTATTCGACCGCAACCGCTACGCTGCGATGGAAACGTCTTTTGCCAATGGCGGACAGTTGTCTGCATCCAACGCAGAGGTCTGGACCCGTTGGGGCACTATCTTCAAGGGGTTGAAGTGGATGCTGCGCTCCGATGCGCCTTTGCTGGTGAACCCCAAGCCAAGCTGGCACAAACTGTCGTGGATGGCCGAATTCATGGGCAACATTCCCGACTATGAAAAGAACACCATCGCCACGGCCAAGATGGCGATTGAAGCCCGCAAACACTTGTTGGGTTTCGCGGACGAGGCAGGTTTCAAATTCGACATGGAAAAGCGCGGCATCTTGCACGTCTACAAAAAGCAATCCGAACTGGATCATGCCCGCCACGTCAACACCTTGCTGAAAAAAGCCGGCCTTGAGCGTCACGAAGTCTCAAGCAGCGAAGTGCAAAGCATTGAACCGGCCCTGCGCACGGACGTCATCGGTGGCTTCTATACCGAAAGTGATTTCACTGGCGACATTCACCTGTATGCCCGCCAATTGTCCAAAGCTTGCGAAGCCAATGGCGTTACTTTTTGCTACCGCGCTGCCGTAAACGAGATCAAACACACAGGCCAAGGCGTCGATGTATCTTGGCAAAGCGGAAACACAGGCGACACACAACACTTTGACGGCATCGTCGTCTGCGCTGGCGTCGGGTCCCGCGATATTGCTGCAGACCTTGGCGACCGTGTGAACATCTACCCCGTCAAAGGGTATTCCATCACCGTAAATCTGGACGATGAGGCCAGCCAGAACGCCGCCCCTTGGGTGTCTTTACTGGATGACGAAGCGAAAGTGGTCACGTCACGTCTGGGCAAAAACCGTTTCCGTGTCGCAGGAACAGCAGAGTTCAACGGCTACAACCTGGACATCCGGGACAATCGTGTAAAACCGTTGACCAAATGGGTAGAAGACTTCTTCCCGGACGTGTCCACCGAACACTGCGTCCCATGGGCGGGCTTGCGCCCTATGATGCCTTCAATGCTGCCAAAAGTTGGACCCGGCAAAAAAACTGGCGTGTTCTACAACACAGGGCACGGGCATCTGGGATGGACACTATCGGCGGCAACAGCAGAAGCCGTGGCCGATTGTGTTGAGGCCGCACGGGTGCGCAATGAACGGGCCGCTTAG
- a CDS encoding tellurite resistance TerB family protein produces the protein MTDAPHSLTAQDALVALMIAVSASDSDIGTAELVKIQSAINMLPVFADYDLDRLTTISQTVFDLFDQEDGLDALFGLVREALPERLYETAYALACDVAAADGSLEEAELRLLEEMRYELNIDRLHAAAIERGARARHLT, from the coding sequence GTGACCGATGCCCCACATTCCTTGACGGCCCAAGATGCACTGGTTGCACTGATGATCGCCGTTTCCGCATCTGATTCCGATATCGGGACGGCCGAACTGGTAAAAATCCAATCTGCCATCAATATGCTGCCGGTGTTCGCGGACTACGATCTGGACCGCCTGACAACAATCAGCCAAACTGTGTTTGACTTGTTTGATCAGGAAGACGGGCTTGATGCCCTGTTCGGACTGGTCCGCGAAGCGCTACCGGAGCGCTTGTATGAAACGGCCTATGCTTTGGCCTGCGATGTTGCCGCCGCTGACGGATCGCTAGAAGAAGCCGAGCTGCGCCTGCTTGAAGAAATGCGGTATGAGCTGAACATCGACCGGCTGCACGCGGCTGCCATCGAACGCGGCGCAAGGGCGCGGCATTTAACATAA
- a CDS encoding DUF4864 domain-containing protein, with the protein MLKTLKMTVIAAVMAGGAWAQDLGIQNTIRGQIEAFKVDDFDAAFAFASPNIQRIFGSVARFQKMVTTGYPMVWRPSDVRYLEQEEIAGDIWQKVLIKDQDGVTHVLGYRMLETEDGWKINGVQLLPQPDVNA; encoded by the coding sequence ATGTTGAAGACTTTGAAAATGACCGTGATCGCCGCCGTGATGGCGGGTGGTGCCTGGGCGCAGGACCTTGGCATCCAAAACACCATTCGTGGGCAAATCGAAGCTTTCAAGGTCGATGATTTTGATGCAGCGTTTGCATTTGCCAGCCCGAACATTCAACGTATTTTTGGGTCCGTTGCGCGATTTCAAAAGATGGTGACCACGGGGTATCCGATGGTTTGGCGACCATCCGATGTGCGCTATCTGGAGCAAGAAGAAATCGCCGGCGACATCTGGCAGAAGGTTTTGATCAAGGATCAGGACGGGGTAACCCACGTCTTGGGGTACCGGATGTTAGAAACCGAAGATGGCTGGAAAATCAATGGCGTACAGCTGTTGCCGCAGCCGGATGTCAACGCCTGA
- a CDS encoding zf-TFIIB domain-containing protein: MICPIDGTPLVISDRSGVEIDYCPSCRGVWLDRGELDKIIDRSVGQATPAPSRDDGYRGEKRKKRGGFLEELFDF, encoded by the coding sequence ATGATCTGCCCAATCGACGGAACCCCGCTTGTAATTTCGGACCGCAGCGGCGTTGAAATCGACTATTGCCCAAGTTGCCGTGGGGTGTGGCTGGATCGCGGTGAATTGGACAAGATCATTGACCGCTCTGTCGGGCAAGCCACGCCGGCCCCGTCACGCGATGACGGATACCGCGGTGAAAAGCGCAAGAAACGCGGTGGGTTTCTGGAAGAGCTGTTCGACTTTTAA
- a CDS encoding lysine--tRNA ligase, producing the protein MSDLREAGLASKAWPFEEARRLLKRYSKKPPEKGYVLFETGYGPSGLPHIGTFGEVSRTTMVRRAFEVISDIPTRLVCFSDDLDGMRKVPGNVPNSESLVEHLQRPLTDVPDPFGTHDSFGAHNNAKLNSFLDTFGFEYEFISSTEFYRSGKFDDILLRAVEKYDEVMAVMLKSLREERRETYSIFLPIHPETGRVLYVPMKSVNKADGTITFDDEEGREWTLPVTGGNVKLQWKPDFGARWAALDVDFEMYGKDHSTNTPIYDRICEILGGKKPEHFTYELFLDADGHKISKTSGNGISIDEWLTYASTESLSYFMYLKPKTAKRMHFDVIPKAVDEYHQQLRAYAGQDAKGRLNNPVFHIHGHNVPASDMVVPFSMLLNLASVSSAEEKSQLWGFMQRYAPDASPETHPQLDQAAGFAVRYYNDFVKPKKVFRAPTDLEREALEDLRERLKVWDGGLDAEALQSEVFACGRERFDPLRDWFTALYEVLLGASQGPRFGGFIALYGVDETIALIDSALAGELV; encoded by the coding sequence ATGAGCGATCTGCGAGAGGCCGGACTGGCCAGCAAAGCGTGGCCTTTTGAAGAAGCGCGCCGGTTGTTGAAACGGTATTCCAAAAAACCGCCTGAAAAGGGGTATGTCCTGTTTGAAACAGGGTACGGCCCGTCAGGTCTGCCGCATATTGGCACATTTGGCGAAGTGTCACGGACCACGATGGTGCGCCGCGCTTTTGAGGTGATTTCTGACATTCCCACGCGGCTTGTGTGCTTTTCCGACGATCTGGACGGGATGCGCAAAGTGCCGGGGAATGTCCCCAATTCCGAAAGCCTTGTGGAACACTTGCAGCGCCCATTGACAGATGTTCCTGACCCCTTTGGCACCCATGACAGTTTTGGCGCCCACAACAATGCCAAGCTGAACAGCTTTCTGGACACATTTGGCTTTGAGTATGAATTTATAAGCTCGACCGAGTTCTACCGCTCTGGAAAATTTGACGATATCCTGCTGCGTGCTGTTGAAAAATATGACGAGGTCATGGCCGTCATGCTGAAATCGCTGCGTGAAGAACGCCGCGAAACCTATTCCATTTTCCTGCCCATCCATCCCGAAACCGGTCGCGTTTTGTACGTGCCGATGAAAAGTGTGAACAAGGCTGACGGCACCATCACCTTTGACGATGAAGAGGGCCGCGAATGGACATTGCCTGTCACAGGCGGAAACGTAAAATTGCAGTGGAAGCCAGACTTTGGCGCACGCTGGGCGGCTTTGGATGTCGATTTCGAGATGTACGGCAAGGACCATTCCACCAACACGCCGATTTATGACCGTATTTGCGAAATTCTTGGTGGCAAAAAGCCCGAACACTTCACATATGAGTTGTTTCTGGATGCTGACGGACACAAGATTTCCAAGACCTCTGGCAATGGTATTTCAATCGACGAATGGCTGACCTATGCGTCGACTGAATCCTTGTCGTATTTCATGTATCTCAAGCCAAAGACGGCCAAGCGCATGCATTTTGACGTGATCCCCAAAGCTGTGGACGAATATCACCAGCAATTGCGGGCCTATGCGGGACAGGATGCGAAGGGTCGATTGAACAACCCTGTCTTCCACATCCACGGCCACAACGTGCCAGCCAGCGATATGGTTGTGCCGTTCTCGATGTTGTTGAATCTGGCGTCTGTGTCCTCGGCTGAGGAAAAATCGCAGCTGTGGGGGTTCATGCAACGCTATGCGCCGGACGCGTCGCCAGAAACGCATCCGCAATTGGATCAGGCGGCAGGATTTGCGGTGCGCTACTACAACGACTTTGTGAAGCCGAAAAAGGTGTTCCGTGCGCCAACAGACCTTGAACGCGAAGCGTTGGAAGACCTGCGTGAACGGTTGAAGGTTTGGGACGGTGGATTGGATGCAGAAGCGTTGCAATCCGAGGTCTTTGCCTGCGGACGCGAACGGTTTGATCCGCTACGCGATTGGTTCACGGCGCTTTACGAGGTGCTGTTGGGCGCGTCCCAAGGTCCGCGTTTCGGCGGGTTTATAGCGCTATATGGCGTGGACGAAACCATTGCATTGATCGACAGCGCTTTGGCAGGTGAATTGGTCTAA
- the uvrB gene encoding excinuclease ABC subunit UvrB, whose protein sequence is MPYAHSDSSDATMEPILSNPAPDVRSRPKLEGGKAFKLVTEFDPAGDQPTAIKELTSGINDGDRDQVLLGATGTGKTFTMAKVIEETQRPAIILAPNKTLAAQLYGEFKGFFPDNAVEYFVSYYDYYQPEAYVARSDTFIEKESQINEQIDRMRHSATRALLERDDVIIVASVSCIYGIGSVETYGAMTQDLTVGNSYDQRQVIADLVAQQYKRNDQAFFRGAFRVRGDSLEIFPAHLDDRAWRLSFFGEELESITEFDPLTGEKTANMDQVRVYANSHYVTPKPTMSQAIIGIKKELKMRLDQLVGDGKLLEAQRLEQRCNFDLEMLEATGVCNGIENYSRYLTGRAPGEPPPTLFEFIPDNAIVFADESHVSVPQIGGMYKGDYRRKFTLAEHGFRLPSCMDNRPLKFEEWDAMRPQSIFVSATPAAWEIEQTGGVFTEQIIRPTGLIDPEIEIRPVEMQVDDLLDEVRKVAADGMRTLCTTLTKRMAEDLTEYMHEQGIRVRYMHSDIDTIERIEILRDLRLGAFDVLIGINLLREGLDIPECGLVAILDADKEGFLRSETSLVQTIGRAARNAEGRVIMYADKITGSMERAMGETERRRAKQMAYNLEHGITPTTVKKNVEDILAGLYKGDTDQSRVTAKIDNPLAGGNLQTVLDGLRTDMRKAAENLEFEEAARLRDEVKRLETVDLAVADDPMARQYAVEKAVGDAKKASGRSTGGRGGMRGGKSRYGGKK, encoded by the coding sequence ATGCCTTACGCCCATTCCGACAGCTCTGATGCAACGATGGAACCGATCCTGTCCAATCCTGCCCCTGATGTGCGCAGCCGTCCCAAGCTGGAAGGCGGCAAAGCTTTCAAACTTGTCACGGAATTCGACCCGGCCGGGGATCAACCGACAGCCATCAAGGAACTGACAAGCGGGATCAACGATGGCGACCGCGATCAGGTGCTGTTGGGGGCAACGGGCACCGGCAAGACCTTCACCATGGCGAAGGTGATCGAAGAAACCCAGCGCCCTGCGATCATTTTGGCGCCGAACAAAACTTTGGCGGCGCAATTGTACGGTGAATTCAAAGGGTTCTTTCCCGACAACGCCGTTGAATATTTCGTCAGCTACTATGACTATTATCAACCCGAAGCCTATGTGGCGCGCTCTGACACGTTCATCGAAAAAGAAAGCCAGATCAACGAACAGATTGACCGCATGCGCCACTCTGCCACCCGCGCACTTCTGGAACGCGACGATGTGATTATTGTGGCATCGGTGTCATGTATCTACGGCATCGGCTCTGTTGAAACCTATGGTGCCATGACGCAAGATCTGACTGTCGGAAACAGCTACGACCAACGTCAGGTCATTGCCGATTTGGTGGCCCAGCAATACAAGCGCAACGATCAGGCATTCTTTCGTGGCGCATTTCGGGTACGGGGCGATTCGCTGGAAATCTTCCCTGCCCACCTTGATGACCGGGCATGGCGTTTGTCTTTCTTTGGCGAGGAATTGGAAAGCATTACGGAATTCGACCCGCTGACCGGTGAAAAGACCGCCAACATGGATCAGGTGCGGGTCTATGCGAATTCACACTATGTGACACCCAAGCCAACCATGTCGCAGGCCATCATAGGCATCAAAAAAGAGCTGAAAATGCGTCTGGATCAACTTGTCGGCGACGGCAAGCTGCTGGAAGCCCAACGGCTGGAACAACGCTGTAACTTTGATCTTGAGATGCTGGAAGCCACCGGCGTGTGCAACGGTATTGAAAACTATTCGCGCTACCTGACGGGCCGTGCCCCGGGTGAGCCACCCCCCACGTTGTTTGAATTCATTCCTGACAACGCGATTGTATTTGCCGATGAATCACACGTGTCCGTGCCCCAGATCGGCGGCATGTACAAAGGTGACTACCGACGCAAATTCACTTTGGCTGAACACGGGTTCCGCCTGCCGTCCTGCATGGACAACCGGCCTTTGAAGTTTGAAGAATGGGACGCTATGCGCCCGCAATCTATCTTTGTGTCCGCGACTCCTGCAGCATGGGAAATCGAGCAAACGGGCGGTGTGTTCACCGAACAAATCATTCGCCCCACCGGCTTGATCGATCCCGAAATCGAAATCCGCCCTGTCGAGATGCAAGTTGATGATCTGCTTGACGAGGTGCGCAAAGTGGCTGCCGACGGCATGCGGACGCTATGCACCACCCTGACCAAACGCATGGCCGAAGACCTGACGGAATACATGCACGAACAGGGCATTCGCGTGCGTTATATGCACAGCGACATCGACACGATTGAACGTATCGAAATCCTGCGTGATCTGCGCCTTGGGGCATTTGATGTGTTGATCGGGATCAACCTGTTGCGCGAAGGTTTGGACATCCCCGAATGTGGGTTGGTGGCCATTCTGGATGCGGACAAAGAAGGGTTTTTGCGTTCTGAAACCTCGCTTGTGCAAACCATCGGGCGCGCCGCGCGAAACGCCGAAGGCCGCGTGATCATGTATGCCGACAAAATCACTGGCTCCATGGAACGCGCAATGGGCGAAACAGAACGCCGCCGCGCCAAGCAGATGGCCTACAACCTAGAACATGGCATCACCCCCACAACCGTGAAGAAAAACGTCGAAGACATTCTGGCGGGTCTCTACAAAGGTGACACCGACCAATCCCGCGTGACTGCAAAGATCGACAACCCACTGGCAGGTGGCAATTTGCAAACTGTTCTGGATGGGCTTCGAACCGACATGCGCAAAGCGGCCGAGAATCTGGAATTCGAGGAAGCCGCACGCCTACGGGACGAGGTCAAGCGCCTGGAAACCGTGGACCTTGCTGTCGCAGACGATCCTATGGCACGACAATATGCGGTGGAGAAAGCCGTAGGCGACGCAAAGAAAGCGTCCGGCCGAAGCACGGGCGGGCGCGGTGGCATGCGGGGTGGCAAAAGCCGCTATGGCGGGAAGAAATAG
- a CDS encoding DUF995 domain-containing protein: MSIAAAIVVVASFAQADPKPQNAKRADNQAVANFYGGTAREWSSCNGGGVYFGAGWEAIAFCGKDPKSVGIGKWSVKKGVICHELVWYWKDNGEIKSKKNDADCIAHIVDTEGTMWRRWNDDADWWRVQDVKSDKNASKRFKHQSKFNRAKKKIGL; encoded by the coding sequence ATGAGTATCGCGGCGGCCATTGTTGTTGTTGCATCCTTTGCACAAGCGGATCCGAAGCCGCAAAATGCAAAGCGTGCAGACAATCAGGCCGTCGCAAATTTCTATGGTGGCACAGCCCGCGAATGGAGTTCTTGCAACGGTGGCGGTGTCTACTTCGGCGCAGGCTGGGAAGCGATTGCGTTTTGCGGCAAAGATCCAAAATCAGTTGGTATCGGTAAGTGGTCGGTGAAGAAGGGTGTGATCTGTCACGAGCTTGTTTGGTATTGGAAAGACAACGGCGAAATTAAGTCCAAGAAGAACGACGCCGATTGCATTGCGCATATTGTTGATACTGAAGGCACGATGTGGCGCCGTTGGAATGACGATGCGGACTGGTGGCGTGTTCAGGACGTCAAGTCGGACAAAAATGCGTCTAAGCGGTTCAAGCATCAATCAAAATTTAATCGTGCGAAAAAGAAAATCGGCCTTTAG